Below is a window of Deltaproteobacteria bacterium DNA.
TTGAGATTTCTTTTTCCTTTATGCTTGCCATATAATACTGATTTTTAGGAAAGGGGCAAGATAATTTTCTAAATTTGAAAAAATCAGGGGTCAAGGGTTCAAGGGCCCTACGATTCAAGGGTTCCTGGACATTTTTTTGTCCCTCCTCAGAACCCTTAACCTCTCAAACCCTGTTTTAATAGACTTTTGAATTGACAAACCCGTGAAATTAAGATAAAAAAATCCCAGGTGATGCGGTCGACTTCGGTCGACTTCTGGAACCTATTAAAAAGGAGGCGCCATCGATGGAAGAAAAAGATCTGGAGAAGATGACGGCTACGGAATTGAGGGAATTTATTCTTAAAAATTACCCTGACATCACGGGCGTGCACGCCATGAAGGAAGAAGAACTCCTCCTGGCCATCCATAAAGCCCGAGGCGAGGTCGTAAAAGAAGCGAAGAAAAAAAAGAAGGTGGTAAAGGTCCAAGTCGACAAAAAAGAATTAAAAAAGCAAATTCGTCTGCTGAAAACCGAGCGGGGAAAATTCCTCCAGGAAAATAACAAAAATGCTCTGGCCAAAGTCAGGGAAAAAATCAAAAAGCTAAAACGCCTGACCAAGAAAGCGGCGTGAGGACCGATGCCGGCAAAAGCCAAGCCCAAATTGAAAGTCAGAATTCCGACACCCAAGCCAACGCGGTTCCATTCGACCCCCAAGGGTAAAAAAGGGTATAACCGCAAGCGATTGAAACGAGAAAACGCCCCTCTCAGGAGGCCCATTTGAATTACCGGGATATCCGATTCCAGAGCGGAGAAGGCATCGGGTTCATTACGCTGAACCGGCCGGAAAAAAGAAATGCCCTCTCCATGAACCTGATGGCCGAAATGATCGATCTATTAAAAACCATTAAAAAGAATCCGGAAGTAAGAGTGGTGATCATCAGGGGCGAGGGTTCAGTATTTTCTTCCGGCCATGACCTTTCCGAGATGCTGGAAGGAAGTGTGGTTTCTTACCGCTGCGTATTCGATGCCTGTACGGAGATGATGCAAGCGATCCGGGACCTCCCCCAGCCGGTGATCGCCCAGGTTCAGGGAATGGCTACGGCTGCGGGATGTCAACTGGTAGCAACTTGCGACTTAGCCATAGCCGAGGAAGGAGCTCGGTTCGCAACCCCGGGAGTGCGCATCGGTCTTTTCTGCCATACTCCTCAAGTCCCGCTTACCCGAGCGGTGGGTCGCAAGCGAGCGCTGGAAATGCTCTTGACTGGCCGGCCAATCTCCGCGGATGAAGCAGAACGGTATGGGTTAATCAACAAAGTTGTCCCGGCTGACCGTCTCGCCGAAGAGACTCTCAGCCTGGCCAAACATATCGCTCAGGCCAGCCCGCTGATCCTGGCCTTGGGAAAGAAGTCCTTTTATAGCCAAATTGAGACGGATGAAGCACGGGCCTACAATTACGCCAAGGAGATGATGTCCTTGAACGCCATGACCGAGGATGCCCAGGAAGGCATCTCCGCCTTCCTCCAGAAACGTGACCCGCAATGGAAAGGGAAATGATTTGAATGCGGAGTTCGGAATGCGGAATGCCGAGTGTGGAGCGTAAAACAAAACAGACAAAAAATGCTATAATAAATATATATCTGCGTTCATCTGCGTAAATCTGCGTCCTATAATTAAATTGTGCGAGAGTGGCGGAACTGGCAGACGCGCTGGACTTAGGATCCAGTGGGGAAACCTTTAGGGGTTCGACTCCCCTCTCTCGCACCAACAACTTTTCTTCATATCCCCACCGATTGCCTTCCGACGATTAGTAGTGTTCCCTGAATCTCATCCATGGCCAAATTCCAACCTCTTCATATAAATGTCGACCCTTTTCCACGATCCTGGAAAAAAGTCGACATGGAAAGACTCGTGGGACATTATATCTTTGACCCTGAAATCACCGAGGGGAAAATGATATTTCTTTCGGGTCCCCGCCAGGTGGGCAAAACGACCTTTGCCTTGAATTGGCTCGCTTCGATGGGAGTCGAAGGGACTTATTTTGACTGGGATGATCCCATCGTCAGGAGCGAATACCATCGGAATCCCCTGTATTTCAACAATATCATCCTTTCCAGATTTCAGGGAAAGCCGGTCCCGATGGTGTTCGATGAGATCCATAAGCATAAGAACTGGAAGAATATCCTTAAAGGGGTTCACGACCCCGCCAGAGGAAAAATACGGTTACTCGTGACAGGCAGCGCCAGGCTTGGGGTTTATCGAAAATCCGGGGATTCCCTCGTGGGCCGATACTTTTCCTTCCAGATGTTTCCCCTTTCTCTTCCCGAGGCCACGGGGGTATTTTCTTTTGTCCTGAATGAAGATTCCCCTTTTTCCAGCGGCGAAACCCTGACTCGCTTCGCCGAAAAGGCGCATCGTGATAAGACGGAGGAAAAATTTGACCTCCTCTACGCCTTCGGTGGCTTTCCGGAGCCTTTTCTGAAGGGATCCCCCCGGTTCCACCGCAGGTGGCATGAGGAATACAAAACCCTGTTGACCAAAGAAGATGTGCGGGATCTTTCTCGTGTCTCCGAGCTGAAAGGATTGGAGCATTTGATTGAAATACTCCCCTCGAGAGTAGGCGCCCCCTTGAGCATCAATTCCCTGAGGGA
It encodes the following:
- a CDS encoding enoyl-CoA hydratase, whose protein sequence is MNYRDIRFQSGEGIGFITLNRPEKRNALSMNLMAEMIDLLKTIKKNPEVRVVIIRGEGSVFSSGHDLSEMLEGSVVSYRCVFDACTEMMQAIRDLPQPVIAQVQGMATAAGCQLVATCDLAIAEEGARFATPGVRIGLFCHTPQVPLTRAVGRKRALEMLLTGRPISADEAERYGLINKVVPADRLAEETLSLAKHIAQASPLILALGKKSFYSQIETDEARAYNYAKEMMSLNAMTEDAQEGISAFLQKRDPQWKGK
- a CDS encoding ATP-binding protein: MERLVGHYIFDPEITEGKMIFLSGPRQVGKTTFALNWLASMGVEGTYFDWDDPIVRSEYHRNPLYFNNIILSRFQGKPVPMVFDEIHKHKNWKNILKGVHDPARGKIRLLVTGSARLGVYRKSGDSLVGRYFSFQMFPLSLPEATGVFSFVLNEDSPFSSGETLTRFAEKAHRDKTEEKFDLLYAFGGFPEPFLKGSPRFHRRWHEEYKTLLTKEDVRDLSRVSELKGLEHLIEILPSRVGAPLSINSLREYLGYHHGTITTWIEMLSKLYLIFTIRPWHRNILRSIKKEKKLFFFDWSFLEDPGKRFENMLAVTLLRMSARFSETGLGFFELMYIRDKEKREVDFVLIKDNRPVALFEAKERDEAVSPSGKFFAGKLGVPFYQISPRHERAGAFPGNCFKIPAADFLMLTG